In the genome of Bacillus thuringiensis, the window AACTTACTCCTGATGAAGATGATATATTCCTAACAAAATGGAGATATAGTGCATTTAAAAAGACAAATCTATTAGAAATTTTAAATGAACAAGGAAGAGATCAACTCATTATTTGCGGTATTTATGCGCATATTGGCTGTCTTTTAACAGCTTGTGAAGCATTTATGGATGGTATAGAGCCGTTCTTTGTAGCAGATGCAGTTGCTGATTTTTCACTAGAGCATCATAAACAAGCATTGGAGTATGCATCTAATAGATGTGCAGTAACGACATCAACAAACCTACTGTTAAAAGATTTACAAAGTGTAAAAGGTGATGAGAGTGAAGGAATCACTATACAGGAAGTGCATGAACTAGTTGCACAACTACTTCGTGAGCCAGTAGAGAGTATTGATATTGATGAAGACTTATTAAATAGAGGGCTTGATTCGGTCAGAATTATGAGTTTAGTAGAGAAATGGCGTCGTGAAGGGAAAGAAATCACTTTTGCAGATTTAGCAGAACGTCCAACTGTTACAGGTTGGTACAGTTTACTATCTTCACAAACAGCACAGGTGCTGTAACAAATAGACTACATAATAAAGGGGTAGTAAAGAATGCCTAACAGTCAAAAGATTCGTCATTCGTTATCATCTGCGCAGTCTGGTATGTGGTTTGCGCAACAATTAGATCCGCTTAATCCGATATATAATACTGGGGAATATGTAGAAATAAATGGAAATATTCATCAAGACATTTTTGAATTAGCTGTACGTAAAGTTGTAATGGAAGCAGAGGCACTTCACGTTCGCTTCGAAGAGGATGAAATTGGCCCATGGCAAGTTGTTGAAGAATCACAGTTTCATATGCATTTTATTGACGTTCGTAAAGAAGAAAACCCTGAAGAAGCTGCTAAAGTATGGATGAAAAATGATTTATCTATACCAGTCAATTTGAAAAAAGATATATTATTTA includes:
- a CDS encoding isochorismatase family protein encodes the protein MAIPSISVYKMPIESELPKNKVNWTPDPKRAVLLIHDMQEYFLDAYSDKESPKVELISNIKMIREKCKELGIPVVYTAQPGGQTLEQRGLLQDFWGDGIPAGPDKKKIVDELTPDEDDIFLTKWRYSAFKKTNLLEILNEQGRDQLIICGIYAHIGCLLTACEAFMDGIEPFFVADAVADFSLEHHKQALEYASNRCAVTTSTNLLLKDLQSVKGDESEGITIQEVHELVAQLLREPVESIDIDEDLLNRGLDSVRIMSLVEKWRREGKEITFADLAERPTVTGWYSLLSSQTAQVL